A part of Primulina eburnea isolate SZY01 chromosome 10, ASM2296580v1, whole genome shotgun sequence genomic DNA contains:
- the LOC140803211 gene encoding asparagine--tRNA ligase, cytoplasmic 2: MASEQALVEGPAALQKYSKRVVLKTILGRSDGGVGLIGQRVMIGGWVKSSREFRKEPPLPAPEVVGPKDTSCVEIIQTRLPFFRSIMKVLGVGELRIRDKLDSVVPKPPQPSISILQISDGSSVSSLQVLVDSALASPSHVMPTGTCIHAEGILQKPSLQGKQIMEFKAENILYIGKVDQDTYPLSKKRLPLESLRDSSHFRPRTTTVASVMRIRNALTQATHNFFQENGFLNVQVPIITGTDCEGFGENFLVTTLLGTDGIKDQSNADDTWDVKLESIKASIKEKSKKVEELQRTESNEEALVAATQDLKKTTELASQLEEKLKAKIGKSTKTYKFDFSKDFFSSKTYLTVTGRLHLESYGCALGNVYSVGPRFRANKNYSNKSLAEMWIAELEMAFSHIEDSMDCANDFLKFICKWILENCSEDLKFISRRVDKFVVDRLQFILTSQFEKVSYTEAVEVLKKVTEKKFGEKVEWGTSLSEEHKSYLTEELYKKPLVIYNQPRELEPFYTRLNDDGRTVASFEMIVPKVGTLIRGSQKEERFNMLSTRIKEIGLENHQSEWYLDLHKHGVAKCSGFSFLFDPFVLYATGLNDARDAVPFPRSFGKANN; the protein is encoded by the exons ATGGCTTCTGAACAAGCCCTTGTTGAAGGTCCAGCTGCCCTTCAAAAGTATTCGAAAAGGGTAGTCTTGAAAACCATATTAGGCCGTTCCGATGGCGGCGTGGGGTTGATTGGACAACGTGTGATGATCGGCGGATGGGTGAAGTCCTCCCGTGAGTTCAGAAAGGAACCGCCTTTGCCAGCTCCGGAGGTGGTTGGCCCGAAAGATACGAGCTGTGTTGAAATTATTCAAACTCGTTTACCATTTTTCCGGTCTATCATGAAGGTTTTAGGTGTAGGCGAGCTTCGTATTCGTGACAAGTTGGATTCTGTTGTCCCTAAACCGCCACAGCCCTCGATTTCGATATTGCAAATCAGTGATGGATCTTCTGTTTCTTCTTTGCAG GTTCTGGTGGACTCAGCTTTAGCTTCTCCAAGTCATGTGATGCCTACAGGAACTTGCATACATGCAGAAGGCATATTGCAAAAACCATCACTGCAGGGGAAGCAAATCATGGAGTTTAAAGCAGAGAATATACTTTATATTGGGAAAGTTGATCAGGATACATATCCTTTGTCGAAGAAGCGTTTGCCTCTTGAATCGTTAAGGGATTCTTCTCATTTTAGGCCACGCACAACAACG GTAGCGTCTGTAATGAGGATCAGAAATGCTCTTACACAAGCAACACATAATTTCTTCCAAGAAAATGGATTTCTCAATGTGCAAGTGCCCATAATCACCGGCACTGATTGTGAGGGATTTGGTGAAAATTTCCTAGTCACAACTCTTCTTGGTACCGATGGAATCAAGGATCAAAGCAATGCTGACGACACTTGGGACGTGAAACTTGAATCGATTAAAGCATCCATTAAAGAAAAGAGTAAGAAAGTGGAAGAACTTCAAAGAACCGAAAGCAACGAGGAAGCACTGGTTGCTGCGACTCAGGACCTCAAGAAAACTACTGAATTAGCATCACAATTGGAAGAAAAACTAAAGGCAAAAATTGGAAAATCTACgaaaacttacaaatttgattTCTCTAAGGATTTCTTTTCTAGCAAGACGTATTTAACTGTTACTGGTCGCTTGCATTTGGAGAGTTACGGGTGCGCCCTTGGAAATGTTTACTCAGTTGGACCAAGATTTCGCgcaaataaaaattattccaATAAATCATTGGCTGAGATGTGGATAGCCGAGCTTGAAATGGCATTCTCCCACATAGAG gATTCAATGGACTGTGCAAATGACTTCTTAAAGTTCATTTGCAAGTGGATTCTTGAGAATTGCAGTGAAGACCTGAAGTTCATCTCAAGACGTGTTGACAAATTTGTCGTTGATCGGCTTCAATTTATATTAACAAGCCAATTTGAAAAGGTTTCCTACACAGAGGCAGTTGAAGTTTTGAAGAAG GTTACAGAGAAGAAATTTGGAGAAAAAGTTGAATGGGGTACTTCTCTCAGTGAAGAACATAAAAG CTATCTAACCGAAGAACTATACAAAAAACCACTTGTCATATACAACCAACCAAGAGAACTTGAGCCATTCTACACACGGTTGAACGATGATGGAAGAACCGTAGCATCATTTGAAATGATCGTACCAAAG GTTGGAACTTTGATTAGAGGAAGCCAAAAGGAAGAACGCTTTAATATGTTGAGCACAAG GATTAAGGAAATCGGATTGGAAAACCATCAGTCCGAATGGTACCTTGATCTTCACAAGCATGGTGTCGCAAAATGCTCGGGTTTCAGCTTCTTGTTTGATCCTTTTGTTCTTTATGCTACTGGACTCAATGATGCCAGAGATGCTGTCCCATTTCCAAGAAGCTTTGGCAAAGCCAACAATTGA
- the LOC140803212 gene encoding cytochrome b561 and DOMON domain-containing protein At3g25290: MAVSSILLIAAVAFLFSPAAALTCTSQTFSHKVAFTNCTDLPTLKASLHWTYDPAAKPNPTLSIAFIAPPANPDGWVAWALNPTALGMIGSQALVAFKQSNGSTVVKTYNISAYGPISESKISYEVLEKSAEYSNGVFTIFAKLVLPEAEEVNQVWQVGASVKDGVPLKHAFSADNLASKGTLQLTSRSVLAPAPAPTPSSTSAAALPPQNGKNGAGSSRVGLSGLVVCGVLGLVGASILML, encoded by the coding sequence ATGGCCGTTTCTTCCATTCTTCTCATCGCCGCCGTGGCTTTTCTATTCTCACCGGCGGCTGCCCTAACCTGCACATCACAGACATTCTCTCACAAAGTCGCTTTCACAAACTGTACGGACCTCCCCACTCTCAAGGCCTCCCTCCACTGGACCTACGACCCTGCAGCCAAGCCCAATCCCACCCTCTCCATCGCATTCATCGCGCCGCCCGCCAACCCAGATGGGTGGGTGGCTTGGGCTCTTAATCCGACGGCACTCGGCATGATTGGATCTCAGGCTCTCGTCGCTTTCAAGCAGTCCAACGGCTCCACCGTCGTCAAAACGTACAATATATCGGCCTACGGCCCTATTTCGGAGTCCAAGATCTCCTACGAGGTTCTAGAAAAGAGCGCAGAGTATTCCAATGGGGTATTCACGATATTCGCGAAGCTAGTGTTGCCGGAGGCGGAGGAGGTTAATCAGGTCTGGCAGGTGGGTGCTTCCGTGAAGGATGGGGTGCCTCTGAAGCATGCGTTTTCGGCGGATAATCTGGCTTCCAAAGGTACTTTACAGTTGACGAGTCGCAGTGTTCTGGCGCCGGCGCCGGCGCCGACGCCGTCCTCGACCAGTGCCGCCGCGCTCCCGCCGCAGAATGGGAAGAATGGTGCAGGAAGTTCAAGGGTGGGGTTGAGTGGTTTGGTGGTGTGTGGAGTTTTGGGGTTAGTCGGGGCTTCGATTTTGATGCTTTAG